TATTGTGATCCCAACATTTGCTTATCTTGATCTCAACCTCGATCTCCATCTCCTGGTGGTGTCCTGAGGCTTTAGAAGCTGTACAGGTGCAGCTGGAATCCGGAGCCACCACTCCCTTAACCTTCTCACCAATTTCTCGCTGCTTTTCTTCCTCACCGGCATCTGTCTTGTGTATACTTCTAGAAGAATGAGCAGAACGATGGTTCTTAGTGGCTTCAGCATGAATGCCGTAGCAGCAACAACCAGCGCACCAGCAACTTTGTTGGTGCTCTAAATTCAGGCAGCAAAATTCACCGGTTAGACTGACagtgttgcaaaaaaaaaatcgttaAAAATTAAAGCTGAGGGGTTGGAACCTGAGGAAATGCCGCAAGCATGAGGGACCGAAGCTTAAGGAGAAAAATATTCCCAGCCTGCACATGAGCTTCCACCTGCGAGATGGCCTCTTGTAGAGCTAGGAGTTGTTCCACAGTTCTTCTTGGAGGAGGAGTTATGATCTCAAATGCTCCTATCGACTGCATGTTCCCGTAATGTTTGTTCCATAGCATGAAGATAGTAGAGCCAAGCAAAAATCCAGGAAACACGAACCAAATCCAACCACTGCATTAAAGAGCAATATTCCTTAAAAATGGGCAGCTTTTGTGACTACCTGCAGAAGGATCTTTTTTTCTAATCCAAAATGTTTAAATACTTTGAATGCGGTCACAAAATGGTATAATTACATATCAGAAAACAATACCTGTATACCATGTAGAGGAAGCATAACAAGAAGACATAAGATTTAAAGGGCTCATCCCACTCGGTCAAAGCCAACAAACTTTTGCCTATTTCAATCAGAGGATATAGTAGTTCCTGGAGGGAGTTAACCAATGTTATTAAGGTGATGATCCTTAAATGACTTAAATTAGATGATTAACTACTTTTCAAGGAAAAACAGTACCTTTAGAACAGCCACATTAGTGTCTATGTCTTCCAGTTTGACTTGATCAAGCGTGGCCCTAGCTGCTTCCACTCTGCCTGAATACCCAACTGATCGCTCTAGAGCCATCTGCATTGAACTAGTTCCTCCAATCTGCACGTCTCGCGCCGCGAAATCCCTCTCCTCAGGATTGTCCTCCTTTTTCAGGGTCAACAAACCCATCGTCACCATAGTATATGCAGAAAGAGGGAAGGGGTCAACAAGCGTCAATTCATCAGAATTGCTCTGACCAGGATTCTGACTTCCTCCAAATCTTGGGCAATGCTGCTTGAGCTGGCTGTACATTGCCTCCAAAATTTTGTCTCCTTTAGGTAGTTTCTCTGCTAAGTTGAAGGCAAGGGTGGTCTTAAAATGTGCCGGTAGTACGTGGAAGCCCTCTTTTAATGTGCGGTACCTTAGAATCCCTAATGTCGCGACTGAGAGGGCCTCTGACTTTTGAAAACTAGCAAGCCTATACTTCCTGATGAACTTATGTGCGTGCAACACCTCTTTGATGATTGAAAACCAATAGTCCCGACGAGTGTGACCTTTGAATTGTGGGAATTCAAAGAAGACGGGTTCACTTCTATCAGCAACAAACATATGTTAGTGTCGGATGTGCAAACAGCAACCATGATAAATAGCTATGTTTTTTCCTATACATTCTAGCAGTTTCTTATGTGCTTGCAAAAATAGTAAAAGTTAATCTTAGTTAAATTAAAAATTTAAGTGTTTTTTGTTGTGTTGTTACTCACGTCGAGTTAGACTTGTACATGACTGCTTTGTCAAAGAGGTGAGCACCCCATGGCCCAGTGGACTCACGTTTTACTGACTGTTTCAAGTCCCTTGCCAGATCATACACAGCAGCCTCGCCATATGAGAAATCAACACCAATGGCCTCAAAGTAGAGTGCGTGATTCGTCAGTGTGAGCCTCCCTGCAGAGTGTGCAGCATATACACATTAAGGATCTCATGAAGAAGCACAACCCATTAGCACCGATCAAAATTACCATAAGGAGGGTGCTTAACCAGGCCATGTGGACGTCCCGATATGTTGAAGAACTGGCTTGGTCGTTGTAGTACCGTAGATGTCGAGGATTATTTCGCCGTCTGAGAGCTCAAGGTCAGGAGCTCTGTGCCCCCCTGATATACTTTTTGCAAGGCTGAGGACCCTAGCATCAGAGATGACACAATAGTGCTCTCAATTCAGCCCTGAACAATGTGAACATGATGAGGATCGATGCATGTACATACTGGTCTAATTTTTTGAGGTACTTGTGGTAGATAAGGAAATGCAGCCGTCCTCCGGTTGAGTTGGTGAGGGCGTCAAATAGGTTACGAACAGTGATGGGATGTGCTATGGCAGGGCATGCAGGAGTTATCTTGGCAAATGCCTCGGGTCCAACTGTCCTCCTCCCATCGACCTAGCCAACAGTTTGAAGATCAGGCAATGCGGAGCATGCATCTGATGCAAGGGTTCGATCAAAGACCAAGAACATATAGGGGAAACAAATAATGAAAGACCTGAATGGCCATTTGCGTTGGGCTTGAATAGAAAATGGATCCACCGCCATCGTCATCCTCGTCGTCATGTAGAATACTGAAAGCCGTTTTCTGAATcgtgaaagaaaaaaaaccaaTCTTGGTCAGTACCAGGTGTGATTcgcagtgttttttttttgatctAACGAGGAAGAGCCGATCTGACCTGAAACATGGCGTCGGTGTCCTCGTCGGGCGCCTCCCAGGCGAGCATCATGTCGTAGGTGAGCGAGTGGAACTCCCTGTCGCCGAGGTGGTCCTGCCGCCTGGTCTCCACGCGCAGGGCAATGTAGGAGCAGTACTCCACGACGCTCCTGGCGTACGCCAGCGGCCGGCTggcctgctcctccccgtcgaACCGCCGGAGCAGCTGATCCACCGGCACGCCCGCGATCCTGCCATGGCCGAACGCAAAATTAAAAACCGAGTCACGCCGTGCCAGCAACATCGGATCGGGAACGAACGAACCTCGCGCATCGGCGgacgacggaggcggcggcggacgagagGGGCGGGATGGCGCCGCTCGACGGCGTCGGCGCGTCCGCCGCCATGCCACTCGCCTTGTTCGCCCGCCCCCTGCTGTGGCCGTGCCGGTCGCCGCCGAAGAGCTCCTCAAGGAGACCCATTCGTGGTGGCGGCCGCGCAGGAGGAAGGCATCGTCGTCGTCCTCACTGCCCGGGTAAGGCAAGAAGAGATCGTGGCGTGCCGTGGATTCGACGGGATGCGCTGCGTTTCTTTCCTCTTTCCGTGGGACGGACGGTTAGGCGCGAGCTCGATCGTtggctccgctccgctccgccggGGTCGGACGTCCAGTGAGGAGCAGCGCGCAGGTCGCGAACCTACCCGTAAATCCACCACGACTGACAACTTGGCCTGCAAAGCAAGTACCACTGGTACCAGGTTGCTGTCCATCTGCCCCTTCAGAAACAGATGACTGTTTGATCTTtgatgatccaagtcgtgaCGAACTCGATTGATAAGGCAAGTAATTgttatttttttgtgttttttagCACGTGTTTAGATTGGACATCCTCCGAGATGTACCGGTGAGAAGAATCTaaaattcaaacactaaattCAAACAGCTCATTTACCAGCTACATACTGTTCATGCTGAACAAGCAACATGAATCCATGGCACGTCCCAACATGTCCATGGAATTCGCTGTTTAACTAAACTCCGTAGATATCAATCTTATTACCACTACATAATGGAGTCCTCTCCCTCCCCATTTACCAGCTCTTTCAAAAACTGCGTAAACAAAACCATCCTGCACGCAGCAGGCTTACAGGGTAATTAACTGTCTCCGGGAGATGCAGTTGTAAAAACAGGCAGACAAGTTTTGTTTCATTAAATCCCAGCGACAGAACCCTGGGATTCAAGTCATCGTATCTGATGATCACTTCACGATGCAGATCTTGATGACAGATGCCACGCCGATACGGTGAAGAGCAACGACGGCTTCACCAGGCTTGCACAGCTGCTTCTGTACTGCAGTCTTCAGGGCAGCCTCCAGGATCACCTCTGTCGACTCTGAATCTGTAGCCTTGGCAGAGCCCTCGGCAAGGAGGGGGATGAGGCCTCTGTAGATTAGGCTGTGCCTCGCTGGGCCCTCAGAGCTGATGGTCCAGTCGAATGAATCCGTTGTCAGCACAGGGACAACCACAGAGAGGATTGGAACCCTGGGACGGTACTTTGCAACAAGCTTGGCCGTGGTGCCACCACGAGTCAAGACGACAATCAGTGCAGCCTTGGCCTTATTGGCAGTTCGCACAGCAGATGATGCAAGAGATTCCAATGGACTCATTGGTAGGGGCGCGGACCTGATCATGGCCTTGAAAACTGCCTCGTGGTCCAGGGAAGATTCTGCCTCAATGCATATACGAGCCATGATCTTCACAGCCAGCTCGGGGTATGCTCCAGCAGCGCTCTCACCACTGAGCATGACGCAGTCAGTTCCATCCAGAACAGCATTTGCAACATCAGTCGCCTCAGCACGAGTTGGCCTTGGAGATTTGATCATTGACTCAAGCATCTGGGTAGCAGTAACAACAGGCTTGCCAGCAATATTGCACTTGTAGATCATCATCTTCTGCGCAAGGAAAATCTTCTCAACTGGAATCTCCATTCCCAGATCACCTCTAGCAACCATAAAAGCATCAGTCTCCCTCAAGATCTCATCAAAGTTCACAACACCCTCTTGGTTTTCAACCTGACAGTATAATATCACCATATTATGAAAGaaattagatccagatccatgACATCATAAACAATATGATTACAAGTAGTTCTATATGTACATTATCAAGTCATACAAACAAAGCTATAGCAGGAAATCATCTAGGTTCCATAATTTAAGTAATAGTGCAGCAACTAAGCAAAAATGTTCTGAACCACAACAAAGAATTTGCATTTCGCTAATCAACTGTGAAATAAAAAGTTCTTGTGAAAAATTGTGGACTAGGCAAGCATTGGAAGCATATAGAATAGTCCGGAAAGGATAGATATAAGAGATACAAACAAAGCATGGTTTCATTGTGCATCAAGAAACATCTTAAGTGCATGAGGAAGCACTCTCTCAAATTACCTAATCTAAAAAAAGGCAAAAATGTTCTCCGCACAGAACAAAAATTGAAGTGAAGCAAAtggaggaggaaaaaaaaaagctaataGAACCAGACAGCGATAATATATACAGACCTTTGACATCAACTTGATGCGCTTGGCATGCTGCCCAAGAACCTGTCTGACAGTCACCAAATCCGATCCTTTACGAACAAAGGATAGAGCAATCATATCAATATCATTTGGAACGCCCCATCCCAAAATGTCCTCCTTATCTTTCTCAGTTAGTGTAGGAAGATCAACAACAATTCCTGGCAAATTGCAGTTCTTTCTCTCACCGAGCATTGCAGTGTTTTCACACTTACATCTCACAGTTCCAGCATCAAGATCGCAAGAGAGGACAGTCAGAGAGATAGTACCATCTGCACACAGTATGACATTTCCAGGCTTCACATCAACAGGTAGTTTCTTGTAACTCATAGCGATCGTATTCTCATCACCCTTGATATCATAATCAGTGGTGACAGTGATTTCTTGACCCTTGGTTAGCTTAATTGGTTTACCATCCTTCAAAAATCCAGTACGGATCTCAGGACCCTACAGCAACAGAAGACAGATTCAGAAGACTTTCATATAATGATCTTAAATTTCATATTAACAAGATCCAGTCAGAATTTACACTACATATCATGGAACGACCAAAGAGACATAAGCATCAAAGTGCAGCTATACAATATATCTATAGAGAATTGTGATGAAGCAAGCCAACAGATACGACCATGTGAAGCACAGAAAAATGAAGAGCTAACAAAATTATTGGCAACTGACAAGAActgaaggcaaaaaaaaaaaaccttggaAGTACATTACAGATCGATTATTGTATCAAGCAATTGAATCAGGTAAATTGATGAACCTGAACATCTAGAGGGACACAAAATGCTTTGGTATTGTGCGCCCAGAAGCAACCAAACCATTTCAAATCCAAAAACAAAACATTAATCTATGAATCATTTAATACAGAACCAAAACTACTTGTGGAGAAAGCAACTTAAACAAGAAAcatacaaaatttgaaaccAACTTCAACCAACAAGATGGACTGCTTCTATTTCACATGGAGAATTGGAGATACAAGAGTGAGCATTGTAGAACAAGGCAAATATAGAGCCAGGGGCAAATGTAATCCTCAGCACTATTCTTTCATCAAAAGTTTGTACAATGTTACTTAAGAAAGCAACTACTATGATCACAGTTTTATGCATTATTACAGGAGTTAATCGTATGTGTAGCATGTATTAATGGAGTCAATATGAAGCCATGAAGGTCTAAGAAGTTCCAATCAAAACCATCTAGATCAAAATACTGAGGTCCATGACATAAATATTCACAATCAACCAATCTTCAACTTCCAGAGAGAAAATGATCTCTTCATGTCTAACTCCCACAGCAGCCAAACTACTCATTACCCACCAAATCAGAAGTACACTCTGTACAATTTAACACACAGCCAAAAATGCTAATGGACAAACTCACAAAAGTAGTACACCATTATTTAAGCATGCATTGGTTTCATTCTACTATATGTGCTAATCATATACGTAGGATGCACTAGTTAAGTTAGGATGAAGATCTAAACCTCCTACCAACACTACTGAGATCAAAATACCTACCTCGTGTGACTTGAAACACTTGACTCAAAATCTAGCAATCTTCAAATCCTATTTAGAGAATGATTTCACAATATGCAACTCCAAAGCATTTGAACTACTCCATAACCACCAACACTGAGTACACTCTGGGCAGTTGCAAACACAACTGAAGGTGCTAATGGACaaacaaaatatgaaactaACTTTAACGAATAACAGGTATCATTTCCTTAGAGGCCGGAGACaatgcctttttttttgaaaaaaaaaagtatcacttccttttaacaaaaaaaaagacaacaaGCAACATCTTCTTAAGAAATGGCAAACACGCATACTAGTACAGAATACGTAGTCGCTAAAAAGACTAAATCTAAATCCTGGAAACATTCTACCTACATTTAGATACGGTCTAGCTCGCCCTACAGAACAGATCAATGGATCCAAGCTCAAATCTCCGGTGGCAGccaaaaaccaactctctgtcTGCCCCGATCCAGCCAACCATGCAtacatagcagcagcagcagcagagcaaGCGGATCCGTGATACAGAGGATAGTGAGAAGGTGGACCTTGGTGTCAAGCATGACGGCGCAGAGGATGCCGGTGTTGTGCATGGCCTGCCTGAGGTTGTCGAGCGTCTCCTGGTGGTACTCGTGCGTGCCGTGGGAGAAGTTGAAGCGCGCGACGTTCATGCCGGCTCGGAGCAGCTTCTCGAGCAAGGGGACGGAGCGGGAGGCCGGGCCGAGCGTGCAGACGAGCTTGGTCTTGGGCACCCGCGTGTCGGCGTCGCCGCGGTCCAGGTCGGCCAGGATCGCGGCCATGTCGATGTTCGCCATGGCGCTGACCGGATCTCTCTCTGTGTCTTCCCGGAGCTGCGGCGGGGATCCGGAACGGGGGAGCGGGGGCGGTGGTGAGCGGCGAGAACAGCGAGATGTGGCCTGTGATTTGGTGACGGAGTTTTTATAGAATGGGAGGGGAGGAGTGGGGAATTTTGCGATTCCGTGGGCGTGGTCGACGAGCGGAGGTGGAAGCCTGCGCAAGAGGCCACGTGGTGGTCCCCAGTGACATAGTGAGAGAGCATGGGCCCCCTAGTCAGCGGCTCATGCGTCCATTGGCTATGCTGACATGCTTCAACATTTCGCCAATAGAAGGGTCGGTCTTCTTGGGGAAGAAGTTGCGATAGAAATATAATTACGTACTCTCCTAATCTGATAGTTTTGTTAACATAAGCAAGCAAACTCTAGTTTGCAGAGCATTGACGTGTTGGACGTCTCTTTCTTTCGCCTGATCATCCACACTAGTGTTCGGCTGGTGTACCAGCCTCCAGCCCCACAATATTTTCTTCTCACACAGTTCCAGCACCAACTTTTAGCCACCAATcagataataatattttttctcacaccactccaactCCAGCCTGCCCAACAGAGGCACTCGACAGGAGTTGGTGGTACGTGGGGTCCGCCTTCTCGATGCGAGCAGGGTGGACGGTTGATTCCTAGCCAAGTCAGGATATGCCGCGGCACGGCCACAGCCCACACACCCCACAGCGGTGTGAGTCCCCGACcgtgggcgcgcgcgggcggcgccgaaCCAAACGGCAAAACCAGAAACCGTGACCCGGCCTTCTGTTTGTTCCCCGATCTGCCCTTGGTTTTCCCTCGACCCTGTCGCTGCTAGTTTCTTTATTTTATTATAATCAGGGTCATTTTCTTCTCTTGTTTCTAGGCGATGTGCGACGTTTCATCCTCTACGGTCAACTTATTACACAGTGGAAGTCTTCTATCCAAAGTGGCATGAACAAATAGAAGGTTCTTTCGTTTTTATTCTCCTTTTCTAATTAGAAGATTCTCTTTTGTTGATAGCCCTACCGGTCGTTCTCAGCATAACCATTGAGTCTAAAGGGTGCGGAAAAAAGTAGTGCGaatggttttagattttaatcCAAACCAAACTGCTAGCTTGGTTTTCATCGATCGCGTCGCTGCTAGCTTCTCTTGTTTATAGACGAGCGcactccctccatttttatttACGTATTGTATTTTCTTCTCTGGTTTCCGAATGGTGTGTAGTCTCTTCGTTTTTTTGCACGTCGTATTTTTTTTGAACCAACCGCACTCGACGAGTGCGGTTCtattgatgtagcagaaaaatacaaaactatATCCCTGGGAGGCCATAATcagacaaaaaaagaaaaaaaagaagaccaCATAAAAACAAACCGACGGGTTGGATTGGGGCATCAACACGCGCCAAACTCAACACTACTCAACAACTCAGACCGGTCGGATTGGGGCATCGACGCAACCTCACAACATCTCCAAAGTCGATCTCTGCCTGGTTTGGAAAAAGTCCACGCGACAAATGCAGC
This sequence is a window from Panicum virgatum strain AP13 chromosome 7K, P.virgatum_v5, whole genome shotgun sequence. Protein-coding genes within it:
- the LOC120642116 gene encoding uncharacterized protein LOC120642116 isoform X1, whose amino-acid sequence is MGLLEELFGGDRHGHSRGRANKASGMAADAPTPSSGAIPPLSSAAASVVRRCARIAGVPVDQLLRRFDGEEQASRPLAYARSVVEYCSYIALRVETRRQDHLGDREFHSLTYDMMLAWEAPDEDTDAMFQKTAFSILHDDEDDDGGGSIFYSSPTQMAIQVDGRRTVGPEAFAKITPACPAIAHPITVRNLFDALTNSTGGRLHFLIYHKYLKKLDQVLSLAKSISGGHRAPDLELSDGEIILDIYGTTTTKPVLQHIGTSTWPGRLTLTNHALYFEAIGVDFSYGEAAVYDLARDLKQSVKRESTGPWGAHLFDKAVMYKSNSTSEPVFFEFPQFKGHTRRDYWFSIIKEVLHAHKFIRKYRLASFQKSEALSVATLGILRYRTLKEGFHVLPAHFKTTLAFNLAEKLPKGDKILEAMYSQLKQHCPRFGGSQNPGQSNSDELTLVDPFPLSAYTMVTMGLLTLKKEDNPEERDFAARDVQIGGTSSMQMALERSVGYSGRVEAARATLDQVKLEDIDTNVAVLKELLYPLIEIGKSLLALTEWDEPFKSYVFLLCFLYMVYSGWIWFVFPGFLLGSTIFMLWNKHYGNMQSIGAFEIITPPPRRTVEQLLALQEAISQVEAHVQAGNIFLLKLRSLMLAAFPQSTNKVAGALVVAATAFMLKPLRTIVLLILLEVYTRQMPVRKKSSEKLVRRLREWWLRIPAAPVQLLKPQDTTRRWRSRLRSR
- the LOC120642116 gene encoding uncharacterized protein LOC120642116 isoform X2, whose translation is MGLLEELFGGDRHGHSRGRANKASGMAADAPTPSSGAIPPLSSAAASVVRRCARIAGVPVDQLLRRFDGEEQASRPLAYARSVVEYCSYIALRVETRRQDHLGDREFHSLTYDMMLAWEAPDEDTDAMFQKTAFSILHDDEDDDGGGSIFYSSPTQMAIQVDGRRTVGPEAFAKITPACPAIAHPITVRNLFDALTNSTGGRLHFLIYHKYLKKLDQVLSLAKSISGGHRAPDLELSDGEIILDIYGTTTTKPVLQHIGTSTWPGRLTLTNHALYFEAIGVDFSYGEAAVYDLARDLKQSVKRESTGPWGAHLFDKAVMYKSNSTEPVFFEFPQFKGHTRRDYWFSIIKEVLHAHKFIRKYRLASFQKSEALSVATLGILRYRTLKEGFHVLPAHFKTTLAFNLAEKLPKGDKILEAMYSQLKQHCPRFGGSQNPGQSNSDELTLVDPFPLSAYTMVTMGLLTLKKEDNPEERDFAARDVQIGGTSSMQMALERSVGYSGRVEAARATLDQVKLEDIDTNVAVLKELLYPLIEIGKSLLALTEWDEPFKSYVFLLCFLYMVYSGWIWFVFPGFLLGSTIFMLWNKHYGNMQSIGAFEIITPPPRRTVEQLLALQEAISQVEAHVQAGNIFLLKLRSLMLAAFPQSTNKVAGALVVAATAFMLKPLRTIVLLILLEVYTRQMPVRKKSSEKLVRRLREWWLRIPAAPVQLLKPQDTTRRWRSRLRSR
- the LOC120642117 gene encoding pyruvate kinase, cytosolic isozyme-like, whose translation is MANIDMAAILADLDRGDADTRVPKTKLVCTLGPASRSVPLLEKLLRAGMNVARFNFSHGTHEYHQETLDNLRQAMHNTGILCAVMLDTKGPEIRTGFLKDGKPIKLTKGQEITVTTDYDIKGDENTIAMSYKKLPVDVKPGNVILCADGTISLTVLSCDLDAGTVRCKCENTAMLGERKNCNLPGIVVDLPTLTEKDKEDILGWGVPNDIDMIALSFVRKGSDLVTVRQVLGQHAKRIKLMSKVENQEGVVNFDEILRETDAFMVARGDLGMEIPVEKIFLAQKMMIYKCNIAGKPVVTATQMLESMIKSPRPTRAEATDVANAVLDGTDCVMLSGESAAGAYPELAVKIMARICIEAESSLDHEAVFKAMIRSAPLPMSPLESLASSAVRTANKAKAALIVVLTRGGTTAKLVAKYRPRVPILSVVVPVLTTDSFDWTISSEGPARHSLIYRGLIPLLAEGSAKATDSESTEVILEAALKTAVQKQLCKPGEAVVALHRIGVASVIKICIVK